In the Mycolicibacter sp. MU0102 genome, one interval contains:
- a CDS encoding metallophosphoesterase family protein, whose product MTAHDAAVMAALCELDHETDTLWVLGDICAGGVASMETALEQLAALRVPMHLITGNHDPVHPIFRGAQRHFANYSAVFASVQQVARTKIGGQGILLSHFPYAGTPDRLSRTEFDQYMLPDLGKWLLHGHTHTAERRSSKRSICVSLEAWDLRPASAEEVADEMSR is encoded by the coding sequence GTGACCGCGCATGACGCCGCGGTGATGGCAGCGCTCTGCGAGCTCGATCACGAGACCGACACACTGTGGGTGCTCGGCGACATCTGCGCTGGCGGCGTGGCCAGTATGGAGACGGCGTTGGAGCAGCTGGCCGCGCTGCGGGTGCCGATGCACCTCATCACCGGCAACCACGACCCGGTCCACCCGATATTCCGTGGCGCGCAGCGGCACTTCGCCAACTACTCGGCCGTGTTCGCGAGCGTGCAGCAGGTGGCGCGGACGAAAATCGGCGGCCAGGGCATCCTGCTCAGCCACTTCCCGTACGCCGGTACCCCGGACAGGTTGTCGCGCACGGAATTCGACCAGTACATGCTGCCGGACCTAGGGAAATGGCTACTTCACGGTCACACCCATACGGCAGAGCGCCGATCCAGCAAGCGGTCGATCTGCGTGTCGCTGGAGGCATGGGATCTGCGGCCGGCATCGGCTGAAGAAGTGGCCGACGAGATGTCTCGTTAA
- a CDS encoding serine protease, translating into MQIACWRVVLVLALLLGVGLPVSPPAAAMVILGGGAAIVVDGNNYCTLTTIGRDRAGDVVGFTGAVCGGPGAAVAVAGVGTTVGTVVAANGDLRYAVIKFDVPELIPVSDYAGVVVNGLGPDPQFDSAVCKWGPATPGLCGRITTPFGPRVNLLAQFDPGDAGAPVTMDGLLVGMVYAGGMTLGTKYSLPRPLTYLTKFNAILDDVNAGDGPGSGFVPIGS; encoded by the coding sequence TTGCAGATCGCTTGTTGGCGGGTCGTCCTTGTTCTCGCACTGCTTCTCGGCGTGGGCCTGCCGGTTTCTCCACCCGCGGCCGCCATGGTGATCTTGGGCGGTGGGGCAGCCATTGTGGTCGACGGCAACAACTACTGCACGCTGACCACGATCGGACGTGATCGGGCCGGTGACGTGGTGGGCTTCACCGGAGCGGTGTGCGGCGGGCCAGGAGCTGCCGTCGCGGTAGCGGGTGTAGGCACGACCGTGGGCACCGTCGTGGCCGCTAACGGCGACCTTCGCTACGCGGTGATCAAGTTCGATGTGCCCGAATTGATCCCGGTGTCGGACTACGCCGGCGTTGTGGTCAACGGCTTAGGCCCAGATCCGCAGTTCGATTCCGCGGTGTGCAAATGGGGACCCGCCACCCCTGGCCTCTGTGGTCGCATCACTACGCCGTTCGGGCCGCGCGTGAACCTGTTGGCGCAATTCGACCCTGGTGATGCGGGCGCTCCGGTCACCATGGACGGCCTGCTGGTCGGCATGGTCTACGCGGGCGGCATGACCCTGGGCACCAAATATTCGCTTCCGAGGCCGCTTACGTACTTGACGAAGTTCAACGCGATCCTGGATGACGTCAACGCCGGCGACGGGCCGGGCAGTGGATTCGTCCCGATCGGAAGCTGA
- a CDS encoding PGRS repeat-containing protein has translation MAAAGASVGALAAFGWTPAAHADFDDFMADLLDPTAWGAVFEPGYWDGPDSTSTFDLASLFVGGDLPGAAVGTDFADWFQNDIYLPLHAAMQDWIESPFGSTVNDFVNPLFAFGGACGLVCNGVDGTETHADGGNGGWIFGDGGNGWSSTEDGVDGGAGGAGGWLGNGGAGGDGGAGADGGVGGASNWIGNGGAGGSGGAGLDGLHAGDGGNGGAGGRGGMLFSTNGDGGNGGNGGNSVGNGGTGGAGGNGGVSGRAPGVYAVGGAGGNGGNGGNGGSADGIGSTGGVGGDGGNSSQASYWLSRDAGAGGNGGDGGATNGAGSTAGNGGNGGKGGLFVFGQGDLDGGPGGNGGNGGAAIGDHSTAGNGGDGGRGAPGSAQGGGRDGGVGGVGGNGGAASGLGSTAGNGGSGGSGGNGGAVGSGRDGGVGGVGGNGGAASGVGSNAGNGGSGGSGGIGGGLGGGRDGGAGGNGGNGGAASGAGSIAGAGGNGGVGGMSSLLGGGRDSGAGGNGGNGGDGTDGGTANHGGAGGTGGSTGLGAGGNGGNGGAGGSGGASDGGVGGIGGQGGEGNTTAGWARGGGGGGGGGGAGTGGQGGDGGNGGHGGVGLGMGSETSGGYGGTGGTGGSADGGTGGVGGNGGDGGSGPLGSAGGIGGNGGNGGQVGPNGNGAGGNGGNGGNGSLDPGGKGGNGGADGTPGTPGTDGASAPNPND, from the coding sequence GTGGCTGCTGCGGGCGCGTCTGTCGGGGCGCTGGCCGCGTTCGGATGGACACCTGCGGCGCACGCCGACTTCGATGACTTCATGGCCGACCTGTTGGACCCCACCGCGTGGGGTGCGGTGTTCGAGCCCGGCTACTGGGACGGTCCCGACTCGACTTCGACATTCGACCTCGCGTCGTTGTTCGTCGGCGGTGACCTCCCCGGCGCGGCTGTCGGTACTGATTTCGCCGACTGGTTCCAAAACGACATCTATCTGCCGTTGCATGCTGCGATGCAGGACTGGATCGAGAGTCCTTTCGGCTCAACGGTCAACGACTTCGTCAACCCGCTGTTTGCTTTCGGTGGCGCCTGCGGCCTGGTCTGCAATGGCGTCGACGGCACCGAGACCCATGCCGATGGCGGTAACGGTGGCTGGATCTTCGGTGACGGCGGCAACGGCTGGAGCAGCACCGAAGACGGCGTGGACGGCGGCGCCGGCGGCGCGGGCGGCTGGCTGGGCAACGGCGGCGCGGGTGGTGACGGCGGCGCCGGCGCCGACGGTGGTGTCGGTGGGGCTTCGAACTGGATCGGCAACGGTGGCGCCGGCGGCAGCGGCGGCGCGGGCCTGGATGGCCTCCATGCGGGTGACGGTGGCAACGGCGGTGCCGGTGGCCGTGGCGGAATGTTGTTCAGTACCAACGGCGATGGCGGCAACGGCGGCAATGGGGGCAACTCGGTCGGCAATGGTGGTACGGGTGGCGCCGGGGGTAACGGCGGTGTTAGCGGTCGCGCCCCGGGCGTGTATGCCGTCGGGGGTGCCGGCGGCAACGGCGGAAACGGTGGTAACGGCGGCAGCGCTGACGGAATCGGCAGCACCGGAGGCGTTGGCGGGGACGGAGGCAATAGCAGTCAGGCCAGCTATTGGCTAAGTAGAGATGCCGGCGCGGGCGGCAATGGCGGAGACGGTGGCGCTACCAACGGTGCCGGCAGTACCGCTGGGAATGGCGGTAATGGCGGCAAGGGTGGCCTCTTTGTCTTCGGCCAGGGAGACCTCGATGGCGGACCCGGTGGCAACGGTGGCAATGGTGGTGCGGCTATCGGTGACCACAGCACCGCCGGTAATGGTGGTGACGGTGGTCGAGGCGCCCCCGGCAGCGCCCAGGGTGGCGGCCGCGATGGCGGCGTCGGTGGGGTCGGTGGCAATGGCGGTGCGGCTAGCGGTCTCGGCAGCACCGCCGGTAATGGTGGTAGCGGCGGTAGCGGGGGTAATGGCGGCGCTGTGGGCAGCGGCCGCGATGGTGGCGTCGGTGGGGTCGGTGGCAATGGCGGTGCGGCTAGCGGTGTCGGCAGTAACGCCGGTAATGGTGGTAGCGGCGGTAGCGGGGGCATCGGTGGCGGTTTGGGTGGTGGCCGTGACGGTGGTGCGGGTGGCAATGGCGGCAATGGTGGCGCGGCCAGTGGTGCAGGCAGCATCGCTGGGGCGGGGGGCAACGGTGGCGTCGGTGGCATGAGCAGCCTTTTGGGCGGCGGCCGTGACAGCGGGGCCGGCGGCAACGGCGGCAATGGTGGTGATGGCACCGATGGCGGGACTGCCAACCACGGTGGCGCTGGCGGCACAGGCGGAAGCACTGGTCTGGGCGCCGGCGGCAATGGCGGCAACGGTGGCGCCGGTGGCAGCGGCGGCGCCAGCGACGGGGGAGTCGGCGGCATTGGCGGCCAGGGCGGAGAAGGCAACACCACCGCCGGATGGGCACGTGGCGGTGGCGGCGGTGGTGGCGGCGGCGGTGCCGGTACCGGAGGCCAGGGTGGTGATGGCGGCAATGGCGGCCACGGCGGCGTCGGTTTGGGAATGGGATCTGAAACCAGCGGCGGCTACGGCGGCACCGGCGGGACCGGCGGAAGCGCCGATGGTGGTACCGGAGGCGTCGGCGGCAACGGCGGGGACGGTGGCTCGGGCCCGTTGGGTAGCGCCGGCGGGATCGGTGGCAATGGCGGAAACGGTGGCCAGGTCGGCCCCAACGGCAACGGCGCCGGTGGCAACGGTGGCAACGGCGGCAACGGCAGCCTCGATCCCGGTGGCAAAGGCGGAAATGGCGGTGCCGACGGAACTCCCGGAACGCCGGGCACCGACGGCGCATCCGCCCCGAATCCAAATGACTGA
- a CDS encoding serine protease: protein MVILGGGAVIVVDGNSYCTLTTIGRDRFGDVVGFTGAQCGGPGAEVAIAGTDTTVGTVVAVNGNLRYAVIKFDAPDLIPVSDYAGTVINGIGADPAAGSLVCKWGPATPGICNSVWRDGWPDVPMVGQFEVGDVGAPVTMDGRLVGLVYGGNLIYRGRYSPPMEVTYVTKFSAILADVNAGDGPGSGFVPIGS from the coding sequence ATGGTGATCTTGGGCGGTGGGGCTGTCATCGTCGTTGACGGCAACAGCTACTGCACCTTGACCACGATCGGACGCGACCGGTTTGGTGACGTGGTGGGTTTTACCGGAGCGCAGTGCGGTGGACCAGGGGCTGAGGTCGCGATCGCGGGAACCGACACGACCGTGGGCACCGTGGTGGCCGTCAACGGCAACCTTCGGTACGCGGTGATCAAATTCGATGCGCCCGACCTGATTCCGGTATCTGACTATGCCGGTACCGTGATCAACGGCATCGGTGCAGACCCGGCGGCCGGTTCGCTGGTGTGCAAGTGGGGACCTGCAACCCCCGGTATCTGCAATTCCGTCTGGCGCGACGGATGGCCGGACGTGCCGATGGTTGGCCAATTTGAGGTGGGCGATGTGGGTGCCCCGGTAACGATGGACGGTCGGCTGGTTGGCCTGGTCTACGGCGGCAACCTCATATATCGCGGCAGATACAGCCCACCGATGGAGGTCACATACGTGACGAAATTCAGCGCAATCCTCGCCGACGTCAACGCCGGTGACGGACCCGGTAGCGGCTTCGTTCCGATCGGAAGCTGA